The following nucleotide sequence is from Gemmatimonadota bacterium.
GACGCGCTGGGCGGCCCGGCGTATACGCTGCGGGCAGACAGCACAGCGGCCTTGCTGGCGCTCGGCGCGCGGGTAGTGGACGAGGACGGACGTCGGCTCGCGCCCGTGGACGTCGTGCTCGAGACGGACGCACGCGCCCCGGAGGCCAAGCACGCCATCCTGGAGCTGTACGAACGTCATGGGCTGAGCCTCCCCGACACGCCCGCGATGGCGCTGCATCGTGGCCGCCTCGACCTCCTGGAGGAGCACCTTCGTCGTGATCCAGGTCTGCTCCGCCGCACGTTCGCGCACCGCGAGATCTACCCGGCGGAGATGGGATGCGGCGATCCTCTGGACGCCACTACGGGCACCCCGTTGGACGGGACCACGCTGCTCCACATGGCGATCGAGTTCGACGAGATGGAGAGCGCGCGCTGGCTGCTGGAGCGCGGCATGGATCCCGACGCCCCAGCGGCTGTCGGCCACAGCGGCTTCGGGGGATGGACGGCGCTCTTCCACACGGTGGTCTCGCAGCCGAACTACTGGATGAACCGCGGCCGTACGACCCGGGCGGCGCCGTTCGCGGACCTGCTCCTCGGCCATGGCGCGGATCCCAACGTGCGGGCGTCGCTGTGGAAGCGCCTGCACCCCGGTCACGGGGATCCGGCGCGCCACGACTACAGGGGCGTGACCCCGCTCTCCTGGGGCCGCCGCTTCCATGCTCCGATCTTCGTGAGCGAGCCGGCGCTGGAACGCATCCAGTCAGCTGGAGGCGTGGAGTGAGGACGTAACACCGGTTCCGCACCTC
It contains:
- a CDS encoding ankyrin repeat domain-containing protein encodes the protein MSDRHLPVRPDLGQLKRQAKELLSAFRSHDPGALAQLAALHPHPPDPDTTRLSDAQLVLARGYQASTWPHLVDAVRLANAIWEDDLGAVRALIARRPALLHEPVLLRPGSSWGPPMSYAANLGRDDIIRFLRSVGAEDLEKALGRAALQGQLGTFEMLYAMAGRPRVPDDALGGPAYTLRADSTAALLALGARVVDEDGRRLAPVDVVLETDARAPEAKHAILELYERHGLSLPDTPAMALHRGRLDLLEEHLRRDPGLLRRTFAHREIYPAEMGCGDPLDATTGTPLDGTTLLHMAIEFDEMESARWLLERGMDPDAPAAVGHSGFGGWTALFHTVVSQPNYWMNRGRTTRAAPFADLLLGHGADPNVRASLWKRLHPGHGDPARHDYRGVTPLSWGRRFHAPIFVSEPALERIQSAGGVE